The following coding sequences lie in one Musa acuminata AAA Group cultivar baxijiao chromosome BXJ3-1, Cavendish_Baxijiao_AAA, whole genome shotgun sequence genomic window:
- the LOC135629124 gene encoding glutathione S-transferase U17-like: MGVGCLSYRRREKKKKAMAAAAVEVRLIGAWPSPFVLRPRVALNLKGVEYEFLQEKFGEKSELLLRSNPVYKKIPVLLHHDKPVCESMIIVEYVDGVWANSGQAILPADPYERALHRFWSVYIDDKWFPSIFGIGKAETEEAKAESAEQAWAGLKLLEEAFEKLSKGKAFFGGDTIGYVDIALGAYLGWANVIEQMTGLKLFDEEKTPLLAVWAERFCAHEAVKEVMPETEKLLEIAKMRQ, encoded by the exons ATGGGCGTTGGTTGCCTCTCATACcgaagaagggagaagaagaagaaggcaatggCAGCGGCGGCAGTGGAAGTGAGGCTGATCGGGGCGTGGCCGAGCCCGTTCGTGCTGCGCCCGAGGGTCGCCCTCAACCTGAAGGGGGTGGAGTACGAGTTCCTGCAGGAGAAGTTCGGGGAGAAGAGCGAGCTGCTTCTGAGATCCAACCCTGTGTACAAGAAGATCCCCGTCCTCCTCCACCACGACAAGCCCGTCTGCGAGTCGATGATCATCGTGGAGTACGTCGACGGGGTCTGGGCTAATTCCGGCCAGGCCATCTTGCCTGCCGACCCCTACGAGCGCGCCCTCCACCGCTTCTGGTCCGTCTACATCGACGACAAG TGGTTCCCGTCAATATTCGGCATCGGAAAGGCTGAAACAGAGGAGGCCAAGGCCGAATCCGCAGAGCAAGCGTGGGCCGGGCTGAAGCTGCTCGAGGAGGCGTTTGAGAAGCTGAGCAAGGGCAAAGCCTTCTTCGGCGGGGACACCATCGGTTACGTCGACATCGCTCTCGGTGCCTACCTGGGATGGGCGAATGTGATCGAGCAGATGACCGGCCTCAAGTTGTTCGACGAGGAGAAGACACCTCTGCTTGCGGTTTGGGCGGAGAGGTTCTGCGCCCACGAGGCCGTGAAGGAGGTGATGCCGGAGACGGAGAAGCTGCTGGAGATCGCCAAGATGCGTCAGTAG
- the LOC135629123 gene encoding glutathione S-transferase U17-like produces MATSLAPPMNTETLCVVTADALFLLQLIATLLPKKQESSFQQASPIIKYTKPRRCCLSYQRREKKKKAMAEAAGEVRLIGAWPSPYVLRPRVALNLKGVEYEFLEVKFGEKSELLLRSNPVYKKIPVLLHHDKPVCESMIIVEYIDGAWANSGHAILPADPYERALHRFWAVYIDDKWFPSMVGIGKAETEEAKAESAEQAWAGLKLLEEAFEKLSKGKAFFGGDTIGYVDIALGAHLGWAKVIEQMTGLKLFDEEKTPLLAVWAKRFCNHEAVKEVMPETEKLMEYAKMRLGK; encoded by the exons ATGGCGACATCGCTTGCGCCACCAATGAATACGGAGACTCTCTGCGTCGTCACTGCAGACGCTTTATTTCTATTGCAATTAATCGCTACCTTGTTGCCCAAGAAGCAGGAGAGCAGCTTCCAACAAGCATCACCCATTATCAAATATACGAAGCCCAGGCGTTGCTGCCTCTCATACCaaagaagggagaagaagaagaaggcaatggCAGAGGCGGCAGGAGAAGTGAGGCTGATCGGGGCGTGGCCGAGCCCGTATGTGCTGCGCCCGAGGGTCGCCCTGAACCTGAAGGGGGTGGAGTACGAGTTCTTGGAGGTGAAGTTCGGGGAGAAGAGCGAGCTGCTTCTGAGATCCAACCCTGTGTACAAGAAGATCCCCGTCCTCCTCCACCACGACAAGCCCGTCTGCGAGTCGATGATCATCGTGGAGTACATCGACGGGGCCTGGGCTAATTCCGGCCACGCCATCTTGCCGGCCGACCCCTACGAGCGCGCCCTCCACCGCTTCTGGGCCGTCTACATCGACGACAAG TGGTTCCCGTCAATGGTCGGCATCGGAAAGGCTGAAACAGAGGAGGCCAAGGCTGAATCCGCAGAGCAAGCGTGGGCCGGGCTGAAGCTGCTCGAGGAGGCGTTCGAGAAGCTGAGCAAAGGCAAAGCCTTCTTCGGCGGGGACACCATCGGCTACGTTGACATCGCCCTCGGCGCCCACCTGGGGTGGGCGAAGGTGATCGAGCAGATGACCGGCCTCAAGTTGTTCGACGAGGAGAAGACGCCTCTGCTCGCGGTTTGGGCGAAGAGGTTCTGCAACCACGAGGCCGTGAAGGAGGTGATGCCGGAGACGGAGAAGCTGATGGAGTACGCCAAGATGCGTCTGGGGAAATAG
- the LOC135629125 gene encoding glutathione S-transferase U18-like, which translates to MPMARQPTGLTAAINAAIRSIYFDHCLVPVSHFRLLNTKSDFAVSQQSSKRRRGNSLERRRDGGSEAHRGVGDPVRGEVGIALGLKAVESELLQDALGKKSELLLRSNPVSKKIPVLLHRGRPACESMVIVQYIDAVWAASGPAILPVDHYELALHRFWVVYIDDSVSSILWWPSVTIIGKAQTEEAKAEAIEQALTGLTLFGGGFRESEQRKRFLSDGTTSLSARSKRSRS; encoded by the exons ATGCCAATGGCGAGGCAGCCAACTGGTTTGACAGCCGCCATTAACGCAGCCATCCGATCCATATATTTCGATCATTGTCTTGTTCCTGTGTCTCACTTCCGACTATTAAATACGAAGTCAGACTTTGCTGTGTCACAGCagagttcgaagaggagaagaggcaaCAGCTTGGAGCGGAGAAGAGATGGCGGAAGTGAAGCTCATCGCGGGGTGGGCGATCCCGTGCGTGGTGAGGTGGGGATAGCGCTGGGCCTCAAGGCAGTGGAGTCTGAGTTGCTGCAGGACGCGTTGGGGAAGAAGAGCGAGCTGCTTCTGAGATCGAATCCTGTGTCCAAGAAGATCCCCGTCCTTCTCCACCGCGGCAGGCCGGCCTGCGAGTCGATGGTCATCGTGCAGTACATCGACGCCGTCTGGGCTGCTTCCGGCCCTGCCATCCTGCCGGTCGACCACTACGAGCTCGCTCTCCACCGCTTCTGGGTCGTGTACATTGACGACAGCGTATCATCGATTCTG TGGTGGCCTTCAGTGACTATAATCGGCAAGGCTCAGACCGAGGAAGCCAAGGCCGAAGCGATCGAGCAAGCGCTCACCGGGCTGACGCTTTTTGGAGGAGGCTTTCGGGAGTCTGAGCAAAGGAAAAGGTTTCTTTCGGATGGGACGACATCGCTCTCGGCTAGATCAAAGCGATCGAGAAGCTGA